The Lutibacter profundi genome includes a region encoding these proteins:
- a CDS encoding ABC transporter permease — protein sequence MNYELFIAKRIIAAKQYKSSISSPIIKIAIIAIAIGIIIMMISMATGLGLQQKIREKLSGFNGHIQITNFDNNNSEITLIPVSKKQDFYPKFTSVKGISKVQVFATKAGIIRTETDFEGIVFKGVSGDYDWTFFKDYLVEGILPSYNTATVSNNVLISREISNRLGIKLGDEFNILFVKEDPSKAPWIRVVKAIGIYDSGFQDFDENFVMADIQHIQKMNRWKNDEVGGFEVFITNFNEIKNKSQEVYQQTGSTLNSQSIIEKYPAIFEWINLFDTNIYLIIAIMILVAGINMITALLVLILERTQMVGILKALGSTNVSIRKVFLYNAGYLILRGLFWGNLLGLLLLFAQKYGKFISLNPETYYVNTVPIYLNINYLIVLNLGTLLLCFLMLIIPSIIISKISPVKTIKFE from the coding sequence TTGAATTACGAATTATTTATTGCAAAACGTATTATTGCTGCAAAACAATACAAAAGTAGCATATCTTCACCTATAATAAAAATTGCAATTATTGCTATTGCAATAGGAATTATTATTATGATGATTTCTATGGCTACAGGTTTAGGATTACAGCAAAAGATACGTGAAAAATTATCTGGGTTTAATGGTCATATTCAAATTACAAATTTTGATAATAATAATTCTGAAATCACCTTAATTCCAGTTTCTAAAAAACAAGATTTTTATCCTAAATTCACCAGTGTAAAAGGAATTAGTAAGGTTCAAGTTTTCGCTACAAAAGCGGGTATTATAAGAACTGAAACAGACTTTGAAGGGATTGTTTTTAAAGGTGTTTCAGGAGATTATGATTGGACATTTTTTAAAGACTATTTGGTTGAAGGAATTTTACCAAGCTATAATACGGCAACAGTTTCAAACAACGTACTTATATCTAGAGAAATTTCTAATAGATTGGGAATTAAATTAGGAGATGAGTTTAATATCCTTTTTGTAAAAGAAGACCCTTCAAAAGCACCTTGGATTCGTGTGGTAAAAGCAATAGGGATTTACGATTCAGGATTTCAAGATTTTGATGAGAATTTTGTAATGGCCGATATTCAGCATATACAAAAAATGAATAGGTGGAAAAATGATGAGGTTGGTGGTTTTGAGGTGTTTATAACTAATTTTAACGAAATTAAAAACAAAAGCCAAGAGGTTTATCAGCAAACAGGTTCAACCTTGAACAGCCAAAGTATTATTGAAAAGTATCCAGCTATTTTTGAATGGATTAACTTATTTGATACCAATATTTATTTAATTATTGCTATTATGATTTTAGTAGCAGGTATTAATATGATAACTGCATTGTTGGTCTTAATTTTAGAACGTACACAAATGGTTGGGATTTTAAAAGCACTAGGAAGTACAAATGTTAGTATTCGTAAAGTTTTTTTATACAATGCAGGTTATTTAATTTTGAGAGGTTTGTTTTGGGGTAACTTATTGGGATTACTATTGTTATTTGCTCAAAAATACGGTAAATTTATTTCTTTAAATCCTGAAACCTATTACGTAAATACGGTTCCTATATATTTAAATATTAATTATTTAATAGTATTAAATTTAGGTACACTTTTACTGTGTTTTTTAATGTTGATAATTCCATCGATAATAATTTCAAAAATAAGTCCTGTAAAAACTATAAAATTTGAATGA
- a CDS encoding exo-beta-N-acetylmuramidase NamZ domain-containing protein: MISYQFKNTYFLLVSLFFFSLISCNPSKNSKFKITTLPKSETSSTLQISTGADQTKLYLKLLKNKTIAVTTNQTSVIHKNNGNYTHLVDSLLSLNIHVKTVFSPEHGFRGKADAGEKVTDGIDAKTGLPIISLYGKNRKPSKEQLNGIDVVVFDIQDVGVRFYTYISTLHYVMEACAELNIPVIIFDRPNPNGYYIDGPTLETEYKSFVGMHPVPIVYGMTIGEYAQMINGEKWMENGIQCNLTVVALKNYTHASNYSLPIKPSPNLPNDKSINLYPSLCLFEGTNVSVGRGTEKQFQIFGSPFMKNKDFTYCFTPQPNFGAKHPKHENVECCGLDLSTTKPLDKINISYLVEAYTSTLDKSTFFNTFFVKLAGTNKLQQQVESGVSAKEIHQSWQPKIEVFKKVREKYLLYE; this comes from the coding sequence ATGATTTCTTATCAGTTCAAAAATACATATTTCTTATTGGTTTCTCTATTTTTTTTTAGTTTGATTTCTTGCAATCCATCTAAAAATTCAAAATTCAAAATTACAACCTTACCAAAAAGTGAAACTTCTTCAACTTTACAAATAAGTACCGGAGCCGACCAAACTAAATTGTATTTAAAATTATTAAAAAATAAAACGATTGCTGTAACTACTAATCAAACATCTGTAATTCATAAAAATAATGGTAACTACACACATTTAGTTGATAGCTTATTAAGTTTAAACATTCATGTTAAAACCGTATTTTCTCCTGAACACGGTTTTAGAGGTAAAGCAGATGCGGGTGAAAAAGTAACTGATGGGATTGATGCCAAAACAGGATTACCAATTATTTCGTTATATGGGAAAAACAGAAAACCTTCAAAAGAACAATTAAATGGTATTGATGTGGTAGTGTTTGATATTCAAGATGTTGGCGTTCGTTTTTACACCTATATTTCTACGCTTCACTATGTAATGGAAGCTTGTGCAGAATTAAATATCCCTGTAATTATTTTTGATAGACCAAACCCAAATGGTTATTATATTGACGGGCCAACTTTAGAAACTGAATACAAAAGTTTTGTTGGTATGCACCCAGTACCTATTGTTTATGGAATGACTATTGGAGAATATGCACAAATGATTAATGGTGAAAAATGGATGGAAAATGGTATACAATGCAATTTAACAGTGGTAGCTTTAAAAAATTATACACACGCAAGTAACTATAGCCTTCCTATAAAACCTTCTCCTAATTTACCTAATGATAAATCTATTAACTTATATCCAAGTCTTTGCCTTTTTGAAGGAACCAATGTAAGTGTTGGAAGAGGAACTGAAAAGCAATTTCAAATTTTTGGTTCTCCTTTTATGAAAAATAAAGATTTTACGTATTGTTTTACACCTCAACCCAATTTTGGAGCAAAACATCCTAAACATGAAAATGTTGAGTGCTGTGGTTTAGATTTAAGTACAACTAAACCTCTAGATAAAATTAATATCTCTTACTTAGTTGAAGCCTATACTTCAACACTTGATAAAAGTACGTTTTTTAATACATTTTTTGTAAAATTAGCCGGTACAAATAAATTACAACAACAAGTAGAAAGTGGTGTTTCAGCTAAAGAAATTCACCAATCATGGCAACCTAAAATTGAAGTATTTAAAAAAGTGCGAGAAAAGTATTTGTTGTATGAGTAA
- the cas1 gene encoding type II CRISPR-associated endonuclease Cas1: MLKRTLFFGNKATLTTKLEQLVIKTKDRELTVPIEDIGFIVLEHHEIYISIPTLTKLSANNVAVIFCDAKHMPSSMLLNLDNHYIQQELFKNQINASLPLKKQLWQQTIKSKIKNQAYLLEQLNKPSKVLHYFESKVLSGDTENMEGVAAAHYWKHLFNFKFKRERYGAYPNLFLNYGYIILRAAVARALAGSGLLSTLGIHHHNKYNAFCLADDIMEPFRPLVDAKVIAILKNYNEEELTTPIKAELLNVLTETVYFEDTKSPLMVALSKTCTSLQQCYTGKIKKINYPSLWN, translated from the coding sequence ATGTTAAAACGAACCCTTTTTTTTGGTAATAAAGCAACATTAACTACCAAATTAGAACAGCTTGTTATTAAAACCAAAGACCGTGAGCTAACTGTTCCTATTGAAGATATTGGATTTATTGTTCTAGAACATCATGAAATTTACATTTCAATACCAACATTAACAAAATTATCGGCTAACAATGTAGCCGTAATTTTTTGTGATGCGAAGCATATGCCCTCAAGTATGCTTTTAAATTTAGACAACCATTACATTCAGCAAGAATTATTTAAAAACCAAATAAACGCATCACTTCCATTAAAAAAACAACTTTGGCAACAAACCATAAAGTCCAAAATTAAAAATCAAGCCTATTTGCTAGAACAATTAAACAAACCATCTAAAGTTTTACACTATTTTGAATCTAAAGTATTGAGTGGAGATACTGAAAATATGGAAGGTGTTGCTGCAGCTCATTATTGGAAGCACTTGTTTAATTTTAAATTTAAAAGAGAACGTTACGGTGCATATCCAAACTTATTTTTAAATTATGGATACATTATTTTAAGAGCTGCAGTAGCAAGAGCCTTAGCTGGTAGCGGATTATTAAGTACTCTTGGGATACATCATCATAATAAATACAATGCATTTTGCCTAGCCGATGATATTATGGAACCTTTTAGACCTTTAGTTGATGCAAAAGTTATTGCTATTCTTAAAAATTATAATGAAGAAGAATTAACAACACCTATAAAAGCTGAACTTTTAAATGTATTGACTGAAACTGTATATTTTGAAGATACTAAAAGTCCGTTAATGGTTGCTTTATCTAAAACCTGTACTTCACTTCAACAATGCTATACAGGAAAAATAAAAAAAATTAACTATCCTAGTTTATGGAATTAA
- the cas2 gene encoding CRISPR-associated endonuclease Cas2, which translates to MELNAYRIMWLFVFFDLPTETKKDRRNAQQFRKNLLKDGFTMMQYSVYNRHCASSESADVHEKRIHMLLPPLGKVSILRITDKQFGNILNFWGKFEVPKEPQPQQLELF; encoded by the coding sequence ATGGAATTAAACGCTTACAGAATTATGTGGTTATTTGTATTTTTTGACTTACCTACTGAAACAAAAAAAGACAGAAGAAATGCACAACAATTTAGAAAAAATTTACTAAAAGATGGTTTTACTATGATGCAATATTCTGTTTATAATAGGCATTGTGCCAGTAGTGAAAGTGCTGATGTACACGAGAAAAGAATTCACATGTTGCTTCCACCTCTAGGCAAAGTTAGTATTCTTAGGATAACCGATAAACAATTTGGTAATATTTTAAATTTTTGGGGGAAGTTTGAAGTTCCAAAAGAACCACAACCGCA